The window CTAAAAAAGTCGTAATAGTTAAGCAAATAGCAGGTCAAGGTGCTATGTATGATAACCAACTTTTTTCAGATGAACCAAGTGGAGTTTCGGGAGGTAAATCTATTATAGACATAGGAAATGTTCCTATGATAATATCTCCTAATGAATACAGAGATGGCGCGTTAAGAGCCATGACGTAAGGCGGTGATATTATGGGTATAGGACCATCAACTAAAGAAACATCTCTTCATCATTTTAGAGATCCACTTCTTGATGTTGTAAGTGGAGATAAAGATATAGACCTTATGGGTATTATGGTAGTAGGAACACCTCAAGATAATAAAGAAAAGTATTTCGTAGGACAAAGAGCGGCAGCTTGGGCTGAAGCTATGAGAGCTGATGGTGTAATCATCTCCGTTGATGGATGGGGAAACTCTCATGTGGATTATGCAAATACAATAGAAGAAATAGGAAAAAGAGAAATACCTGTAGTGGGACTTAGCTTTGTAGGAACTCAAGCAAAATTCGTAGTAACTAATAATTATATGGACACAATTGTAGATTTTAATAAATCAAAAGAAGGAATAGAGACACAGGTTGTTGGAGAAAACAATGTAGCTGTTCTAGATGCTAAAAAAGCACTTGCGTTTTTAAAATTAAAAATGAGAAAAGAGGGAAAATAATATGAAAGCTATAAGAAGTATACATGCTGTTGATTCACACACTATGGGAGAGCCAACAAGAATAGTTGTTGGTGGAGTACCTAATATACCAGGTAAAACTATGGCTGATAAAAAAGAGTATTTAGAAAAAAATATGGATACATTAAGAACTTCAATAATGCTTGAGCCAAGAGGACACAATGATATGTTTGGTTCTATATTAACTGCTCCAGTAAATGAAGAAGCTGATTTCGGAATAATATTCATGGATGGTGGCGGATACTTAAATATGTGTGGCCACGGATCTATAGGAGCTATAACTGTAGCTATTGAAACTGGTATGGTTGAGCCTAAAGAACCTATTACAGAGGTTGTAATGGATACTCCTGCTGGAATCGTAAGATCTACAGCTAAAGTTGAAAATGGAAAAGTTAAAGAAGTATCTATAGTTAACGTACCAGCTTTTCACTACAAGAAAGATGTAGAAATAGAAGTTCCTGAAATAGGAAAAATAACATTTGATATATCTTTCGGAGGAAGCTTCTTTGCAATAATAAATGCTAAGCAATTAGGACTTAAAGTTGAGCCTAAGAACTCTCAAAAGTTAACTGCGTTAGGTCTTGAAATAAGAGATATAATAAACAAAGAAATAGAGATACAACATCCAACTTTATCTCATATAAATACTGTTGACTTAGTTGAAATATATGATGAACCAACTCACCCAGAAGCAACTTACAAAAATGTAGTTATATTTGGACAAGGACAAGTAGATAGATCTCCTTGTGGTACAGGAACAAGTGCTAAACTAGCAACTCTTCACTCTAAGGGAGAGTTAAAAGAAGGAGAATTATTTGTATACGAAAGTATATTAGGAACTTTATTTAAAGGTAGAATAGTTGGAACTGGTGAAGTTGGAGATTATAACACTATAACTCCAGAAATAACAGCATCAGCTTATATAACAGGATTCAATCACTTTGTAATAGATCCTGACGATCCATTAAAGTATGGATTTGTATTATAAATCTTAACTTAATTCATATGGAGTGTTTACCTTAGATGAATTTTTAGTTATGGGTGCCCTGAGGGTAAGCCAATCCAGAAGCTGTTAAGTTCTTATATCCAATCTTAAAAGGATGGACTTTTAGAACTTTTAGCTTTTGGATAAATAAAAAAAGTATACATATATTGTTATAGTAATTAATATTAATTACTATAACAATATATGCAAAAAAGATATAATCGTAGCAAGGCACAGACATTGT is drawn from Tepidibacter hydrothermalis and contains these coding sequences:
- a CDS encoding proline racemase, which gives rise to MKAIRSIHAVDSHTMGEPTRIVVGGVPNIPGKTMADKKEYLEKNMDTLRTSIMLEPRGHNDMFGSILTAPVNEEADFGIIFMDGGGYLNMCGHGSIGAITVAIETGMVEPKEPITEVVMDTPAGIVRSTAKVENGKVKEVSIVNVPAFHYKKDVEIEVPEIGKITFDISFGGSFFAIINAKQLGLKVEPKNSQKLTALGLEIRDIINKEIEIQHPTLSHINTVDLVEIYDEPTHPEATYKNVVIFGQGQVDRSPCGTGTSAKLATLHSKGELKEGELFVYESILGTLFKGRIVGTGEVGDYNTITPEITASAYITGFNHFVIDPDDPLKYGFVL
- a CDS encoding glycine/sarcosine/betaine reductase component B subunit, with translation MGIGPSTKETSLHHFRDPLLDVVSGDKDIDLMGIMVVGTPQDNKEKYFVGQRAAAWAEAMRADGVIISVDGWGNSHVDYANTIEEIGKREIPVVGLSFVGTQAKFVVTNNYMDTIVDFNKSKEGIETQVVGENNVAVLDAKKALAFLKLKMRKEGK